The DNA region ATAGAGCATTTGACTGGAAGAAAATCTGAACAGTGCATGATGagtcaatatttttggtctgtctCCCAGAAGTGAAagactgtatattttaaatacatgtttCTAAAAGTTATTACAGACATGGAATAAAAGACATAAAACTTGAATTTAATATAACAGGGTCTTTAATAGAAGCCATGCTGACCCGAGTGGATGCCAGCTTGTATCTCCAGCTGTGTAGTAGGCTTGTGTGGGATTTTAAAGGCATGGTAAATGCTGATCAAATCCAGCTCCCCAGTTTGGTTGACCCCATTCTCTTTTGGAACTCCTGAGACTACCATATCTGGGAAATAattttgtaattgtgttttatgCCATCAAAGGAGTTCTGCAACCAGACTCACAAGCATCTCCAATAGTTTCCACTTTGTAAACATCATAGTTGTGTATGATGTCATCAAATGTGGTGTAAAGTATGAGGAAATCCACAATCTGTTGAGGGGTGCTTGACCCAGAGCGGTCAATACTAATAAAATAGGTCATActtataatacatatttaaagactgtgttcagcagaggatAGTAAGTcacactcatctgggatggcatgagggtaagtaaattagagaattttcatttttgggtgaactatccctttaaccagcaCAAGAAATCTACAGTAGAGCAGAGATGTTACAAATGAGCTACTTTAAATGTCCAGTAGGTGGAAGCATTAGGATCAGTGTTCATGTTACGGAAAGCTATCTTAAAGGTCATTTGGGTATTTTTAGGTCATTGAGAatactataagtaaaccatttgttgtttaatttactTGAAAAAAGTTTCAGGTGATTTGATCATGTAATTTCATATATGCTTCATTCATACTGTAGAGTAACCGGTCTGTCTTTTGCTTCTCCTGCAGAAGATCTTGAGTTCTGTCAGCTACAATAGTTTCCAAATGTTTACTGTACTTTTCCATCTAGAAAAAAATTAtcaagcaaaaaagaaacagttaaaACCAATAGTGctccataaaatgtaattatatcaaataatacaatttcaCATTTTCATATGATTTATTATGTTATCTGTGTAGATTTATTGGGCTTGGAACAGGGGTGACCATACtttacatttcaaaaatgtaaaaacaaaaaagtacaaaacTCGAATCTAGAAAGTCTTGATTAGATACATACCAAGTTCATCATCATATCCACAGGGATGACTTTGGGTTCATTTTTATCAAGAATCTTCTTCACCTGCTCAAA from Xyrauchen texanus isolate HMW12.3.18 chromosome 50, RBS_HiC_50CHRs, whole genome shotgun sequence includes:
- the LOC127640978 gene encoding retinal guanylyl cyclase 2-like, producing the protein MRPMFEQVKKILDKNEPKVIPVDMMMNLMEKYSKHLETIVADRTQDLLQEKQKTDRIDRSGSSTPQQIVDFLILYTTFDDIIHNYDVYKVETIGDAYMVVSGVPKENGVNQTGELDLISIYHAFKIPHKPTTQLEIQAGIHSGPIVAGVVGKKNATILLIW